In Anoplopoma fimbria isolate UVic2021 breed Golden Eagle Sablefish chromosome 12, Afim_UVic_2022, whole genome shotgun sequence, one DNA window encodes the following:
- the ano11 gene encoding anoctamin-7 — protein MLRKGSELLRGDREVLLNLDYEAEAQTTDGYGSLQNGSFIPPRCVSSFAAAAVDDMGGDDPMYSHFNTRSNQPVPQLGNYFRDGRTKIDFVLVWEVRSLRKRRGKGKNQATAEEGEAAPTEENSRSDRRRAKLAQWREKFVQNLESAGLLMEKEETANEKKTIHFLKLSAPWDVMLYYAEELCLRAPLQAQQNLDLNTSAQVLKRLCIPNVMMESVPNRPLDYYTCAFRKSKMNRFLGCDNHEAYFTNTQRHRVVYEILARTVYGKRTKAEVGVDRLVNEGVYSAAFPLHEGPFQLPKHEIRPDELNQRQILYHYWARWCKWYKYQPLDHIREYFGEKIALYFAWLGFYTAWLLPAAVVGTLVFVSGVMSMGQNTPAKDICTSGSSYLMCPLCNTCKEWNMSDICTMAKLGYLFDHPGTVLFSVFMSFWAVTFLEYWKRKMATLAHHWDCMDFHEEEERPRPEFAAMAPTMEQNPVTGVKEPYFPEKTRLSRMFTGSMVIIMMLCVVMIFLVTVVMCRGIISLMLFRTGSPVLVTEAGTIANISSSIVNLGLILLMGQVYTALAEQLTKWEMHRTQTQYDNAFIFKVFIFQFVNFYSSPFYVAFFKGRFVGYPSNYGTLFGMRNEDCGPGGCLIELAEQLFIIMVGKQLINNIQEFIIPKVKAWHQKKTLAKVLGDNASQEPRPWEEDYQLVECEGLFEEYLEMVLQFGFITIFVAAFPLAPLFALLNNWVEIRLDAHKFACEYRRPVAERAQNIGVWFNILEALSHLSVIANAFLIAFTSDFLPRLLYQFKFDNDLNGYVNFTLAYAPMNYTKDPMCRYKAFRDNNGNFSLFFWELLAIRLGFIIAFEHVVFFVLRAIDWIVPDVPESLELKIKRERYLAKQALAENQEALLVSRGRGASPATAGTSSPASDASFGNMS, from the exons ATGTTGAGGAAGGGCTCAGAGCTGCtgaggggagacagagaggtcCTCCTGAATCTGGACTACGAGGCTGAAGCACAAACCACAGACGGCTATGGGAGTCTGCAGAACGGGAGCTTCATCCCACCTAGATGTGTAAGCAGT TTTGCAGCCGCAGCTGTTGACGATATGGGTGGTGATGATCCCATGTATAGTCACTTCAACACAAGAAGTAACCAGCCAGTTCCACAGCTGGGGAATTACTTCAGAGATGGAAGAACCAAAATCG ACTTTGTTCTGGTGTGGGAGGTCCGCTCGCTGCGGAAACGACGAGGGAAGGGGAAGAACCAGGCGACCGCTGAGGAGGGGGAAGCTGCTCCCACAGAGGAGAACAGCAGGTCTGACCGAAGGAGGGCAAAGCTGGCACAGTGGAGGGAGAAGTTTGTTCAGAATCTGGAGAGTGCTGGATTGCTCATGGAAAAG GAGGAAACAgcgaatgaaaagaaaacaatacattttctgaaactTAGCGCTCCTTGGGATGTTATGCTGTACTACGCTGAGGAACTCTGTCTGAGGGCCCCATTGCAG GCACAGCAAAACCTGGACTTGAACACATCTGCTCAGGTTCTGAAAAGACTATGCATACCTAATGTAATGATGGAGTCAGTGCCAAACAGGCCGCTGGACTATTACACATGTGCCTTTCGCAAGTCAAAGATGAACAG GTTCCTTGGCTGCGACAACCATGAGGCCTACTTCACTAATACACAGAGACACCGAGTT GTGTATGAGATTCTTGCCAGGACGGTGTACGGCAAAAGGACGAAGGCTGAGGTTGGTGTGGACAGACTGGTAAATGAAGGAGTGTACTCAGCAGCTTTCCCGCTGCACGAG GGCCCCTTTCAGCTTCCAAAGCATGAGATCCGTCCTGACGAGCTGAACCAGAGGCAGATTCTTTACCACTACTGGGCCCGCTGGTGTAAATGGTACAAGTACCAACCTCTGGACCACATCAGGGAGTACTTTGGAGAGAAGATTGCACTGTACTTTGCCTGGCTGG GTTTCTACACAGCCTGGCTGCTGCCGGCGGCTGTGGTTGGAACCCTGGTCTTTGTGTCTGGAGTCATGTCCATGGGTCAAAACACACCAGC TAAGGACATCTGTACCAGCGGATCTAGTTACCTGATGTGTCCTCTCTGTAATACATGCAAGGAGTGGAACATGTCTGATATCTGCACCATGGCCAAG TTGGGCTACTTATTTGACCACCCTGGTACGGTCCTCTTCAGTGTGTTCATGTCCTTCTGGGCCGTAACCTTCCTGGAGTACTGGAAGCGAAAGATGGCCACCCTGGCCCATCACTGGGACTGCATGGACTTCCATGAAGAAGAG GAGCGTCCTCGTCCAGAGTTTGCAGCCATGGCCCCGACTATGGAGCAAAACCCAGTGACTGGGGTGAAAGAGCCCTACTTTCCAGAGAAGACCAGGTTGTCCCGGATGTTTACTGGATCCATGGTCATCATTATGATG CTGTGCGTGGTGATGATTTTCCTGGTGACGGTGGTCATGTGCCGTGGTATTATCAGCTTGATGTTGTTCCGCACCGGGAGCCCCGTCCTGGTTACCGAG GCAGGGACCATAGCCAACATCTCCAGCAGTATTGTGAATCTGGGCCTTATCCTGTTGATGGGCCAGGTCTACACTGCATTAGCTGAGCAGCTCACTAAATGGG AGATGCACAGAACACAAACCCAGTATGACAATGCCTTCATCTTCAAGGTGTTCATCTTTCAGTTTGTCAACTTCTACTCGTCGCCCTTCTATGTGGCTTTCTTTAAAGGAAG GTTTGTTGGTTACCCCAGCAACTATGGGACCTTGTTTGGGATGAGAAATGAAGAT TGTGGTCCCGGAGGTTGCCTCATTGAATTGGCAGAGCAACTCTTCATCATCATGGTGGGAAAGCAACTCATCAACAACATTCAGGAGTTCATTATCCC TAAAGTGAAGGCCTGGCACCAGAAAAAAACTTTGGCCAAGGTGCTGGGTGATAATGCCTCCCAAGAGCCTCGGCCCTGGGAGGAAGACTACCAGCTGGTCGAGTGTGAAGGCCTGTTCGAAGAGTACCTGGAGATGG TGCTCCAGTTTGGGTTCATCACCATCTTCGTGGCAGCGTTCCCCCTCGCTCCGCTCTTCGCCCTCCTCAACAACTGGGTGGAAATCCGTCTGGACGCCCACAAGTTTGCGTGCGAGTATCGCCGGCCGGTGGCTGAGCGCGCCCAGAACATCGGAGTCTGGTTCAACATACTGGAAGCCCTGTCCCACCTGTCCGTCATCGCCAAC GCTTTCCTTATAGCCTTCACATCTGATTTTTTACCTCGTCTGCTCTACCAGTTCAAGTTTGATAATGATCTCAATGGATACGTCAACTTCACCTTAGCATATGCCCCCATGAACTACACTAAGGACCCCATGTGCAG atataaagCGTTCAGAGACAACAATGGAAACTTCTCACTGTTCTTCTGGGAGCTTCTTGCCATCAGACTTGGTTTTATCATTGCTTTCGAG